Below is a genomic region from Caulobacter rhizosphaerae.
CCGATCCCGCGCACCGTGCCCTCGGCGTGCAGCACGACCTCGAAGCGCTCGCCATACGCGTCGATCCCCAGGCGCGCGAAGGGCAGCACGAAGTTGGGCTGCACCTGCGGCATCACCGCGCGGATGTCGGCCGGCACGCGGTCCAGCCGGCAGAACAGCGGCCCCTTCAGCAGGGCGCGCGCCAGGTGCGGGGTGACCTCCGGACCGTTCGGGATGTCGAGTTCGCGGTCGTCGGCGTCGAACCAGCGGGCGAAGCTGTAGGCCATGGAGCGGGCCATGTTCGTGCCGGCCAGGGCGGGCGTGTAGTAGTTGGTGAACTCCATGCCCGAGAGGTCGGCGCCGGCCTCGACGCCCATCAGCAGGCCGTCGCCAGTATTGGTCGCCGAACCCAGCAGGCGCGAGGCGAAGGCCGTGCCGCCCGCCGCCAGCACCACCGCGCCCGCCCGGATGGTCCACGGCCGCTCGCCGCGCAGGGCGATCCCCGACGCGCCGGCGATCGAGCCGTCGCCATGGCGCAGCAGCTGCAGCGCCGGATGGTGGTCAAGGATCCTGGCGCCCGCCGCGACCGCGTAGGCGCGCATGGCCCGCATGTACTCAGGGCCGCGCAGCGCTCGGTACTGGACCTCGCCCCGGTCGTCGGTAGAGAACGCGTAGTGGTCGGCCAGACCCGGAAGGCTGCTCCAGGTCAGGTCCAGGATCCGGCGCATCCAATCCGGATCGCCCAGGCCTAGTGAGCGCTTCAGCCGGTCGGTGACGGCGGCTTCACGGCGATCCGGAGGCGCCCACCAGTGGCCGGGACCGGCCGTCGCGGTGACACCGCTGGTCCCGCAATGCCCTTTGTCGACCAGCACGACGTCCGCACCTTCGCGCGCCGCCGCCACAGCCGCCCATGCGCCGGCCAAGCCACCTCCGATGACCAGAACATCCGTCGCCAGGGACAAGGACGCGATCATGCCAGGGCCCCGTTGAACGAGGTGTCGAAGGCGCGGGCCACGTCGCGGTCCGAAGTCACCGTTCCCGCCGCGCGAAAACGGTCGAGCACCGCCCGCGACTCCTGGACCGCCTCGTTCCCCAGCGGGGTCGGCAGGATCCGATACTGGCGGACGGTGTAGAGCGCGACCTCTTCGGAGAGGCCGGTCTCGCGAGCCAGCACCTTGCCGAAGGCGTCCGGATTGTTGGCCGCCCAGCGCCGCGCCGTCGCCAGGCGCTTCAGAAAGTCTTCGATCTGCGGACGCTTCTCGGCGATCGCCTTCTCGCTGGCGGCCTCGTATCCGAACCCGCTGAGCAAGCCGTCGCCGTCGATCAGGATCCGTGCGGCGTCGTGCAGGCGAGCCAGCGCGACATACGACCCCCACGTCACCCACGCGTCGATCGATCCGGCTGTGAAAGCCGCCTTGGCGTCGCCGGGATTGAGGAAGGCGATCGACACGTCCGTGGGCTTCAGGCGAGCGTTCTCCAAGACCCGCAGCAGCAGGTAGTGGCCGATCGAGCCACGTCCCGTGGCGATCTTCTTTCCGCGCAGATCGGCCGGGGATCGGATCGGCGAATCCTTGCCCACGAGGATCGCCGTCGCGGCCCCGCCGCTACGGCCGGCCTGGACGGCCTTGATCCTGGCGCCGCCGGCGTAGGCGAACAGGAAGGGCGCGTCGCCGGCCTCGCCGAGGTCCACCGCCCCGGCGCTGACCGCTTCGAGCAGCGGCGCGGCGGCCGGGAACTCGCTCCATTCGATCTCGTACGGAACGCCTTCCAGCGCTCCAGACGAAAGCAACAAAGCCTTGGTGCCGCCCCGCTGGCTGCCGACCTTGAGGATAGGCTGGCCGCCGGCGTTCTTGGCGCAGGCGGCCAAGCTCGCGGCCAGGCCTCCGAAGGCGAGACTGGCGATGAGCTGACGTCGATCCATCGCGCCCTCCCTCAGAACTGTTGGGTCAGGCGGGCGTAGTAGTAGCCGCCGGTGATGCCGAAGGGCGAGAAGATGCCGAACTGGCCCGTGCCCTGGTCGGCGTTGAGAATCCCGATCTTGTCGGGATGCTTGTCGAACAGGTTGTTGGCGCCGATCGCGATGTTGGTCGATGGCCGGACCTGCCAGGCGATGTCCAGATCGGTGATCCACTTGGGATTGAAGGTCCGGTCCAGGCTCGCCGAGGCGCCGGCCTCGGTGTAGCGGCCAAAGCGGGTGTTGCGTAGGCTGGCGCTCCAGGCGCCGCGCGACCACTGGGCCCCGACGATGATCTTCTCGCGCGGCGTACCGATGGTCAGGTCGGCGATCTTCTGGCGGTCGAACAGGACGAGGTTGGGGTTCACCGCCGTCAGTACGGCGGGTGTGACCTTCAGCTCGGTGATCTTGGTCTTGTTGAAGGCGTAGGCGGCATTGAGATTCAGTCTGCCCAGGTCGCCGAGGCTGAAGCCGTACTCGCCCACGAAATCGAGCCCGTTGGTCCGGGTCGAGACGGCGTTGGTATAGTAGGTCGCCGTCAGTCCCTGCGGGAAGCGCGCCAGCAGCGGCGCGAGATCGGCTCGCGAGGACAGCTGCGCGACCGAGAGATCAAGGTTACTGGTGTCGACGATCCGGTCGTCGATCTGGATCTCGTAGGCGTCCAGCGTCAGTCGCAGACCGGCGACCGGCTCGGCGGTCACGCCGAAGCTGTAGTTGGTCGAGGTCTCGGGCTTCAGCGGCTCGGCGCCCAGCGCCTTGGCCTCGGCGCTGTCGGTGCGCAGCACCTTGGTCGGGAAGGTCAGGTACTCGCCCGCCACGCAGGGGGCGCCCCGGAAGATGTTGTTCGGCGCGGCCGGGCACAGGCTGCCATTGATGGTCGAGGTGGCGAATAGCACCTGGCCCAGCGATGGAGCGCGGAAGCCGTTGCTGACCGTGGCGCGCACGGCGTAGCTCGGCAGGAATTCCCAGCGCGTGGTCAGCTTGCCGCTGAAGGTGTCGCCCACGCCCTTGCCGTACTTTTCGTAGCGGCCGGCCAGGCCGACGTACCAAGTGTCGGTGACGTTGGTCCCGACATCGACATAGGCCGCGCCGCTGTGGCGATGGGTCGAGCCGGCGTCCTCCGGCGCGGTGCCGGCGTAGGAGGCCAGACCCGGGTTCGGGCGCAGGCCGGCGAACGGCTGGCCGGCCGGGATCACGTAGTCGCCAACGACGTAGGACGCCTCGTCTCCCGCCTCGATCAGGAAGCGCTCGTAGCGGTGCTCCAGCCCCCAGGAGACCTGCAGCGGGTTTTTCAGCCAGCCCGGCGTCACCTCGCGGGTGGCGTCCAGATTGTTGGTCCACTGCCGGAATTCGTGCGTCGACAGGTGGAAATAGGTCGGACTGGACGGGCCCAGCGTGGCGTTCAGCGTGTTCTGGCCGTCCAGCTGCGCGTGGTCCTGGGCCAGGGTGGTCGACAAGTCCCACGCCCAACCCGCCGCCTCGCCGCGCGCGCCGAAGCTGGTCTGGAAGTCCAGCTCGAAGATCCGCCGATAGGCGTTGAAGCCGTCCGGATAGACCTCGGGCAGCGCGTTGCGGCTCAGCGGTCGACCGGCCGTGACACCGGCCACTGGAGCTAGGTTCGGCAGGAAGCTGCCGGTGTTCTTCCGCGACGACCGGTGGCTGAGCGTGCCCGACGAATAAAGCTTCAGGTCCCGCCAGGGCAGCTCGGCGTTGTACGAGGCCGCCAGGATGTCCTCCTCGCCCGGCCCGTAACTCAGGCCCCAGGCGTCGCGGTCGGCCGTGGCGTCGCGCGGGTCTGGCGTGACGGTGGTGACACCGCCAACCGTCGTGACTGTGGGCTGGTAGATGTACTGGGCGCGCGAAGGAATGGCGCGAGTGGCCGCCTCGTTGTTCTTCCAGTTCAGGGCCAAGCTGAGGAAGCCGCCAGTCTCGCCCAGCGGCCGCCCCCAGTTGAGCGTCGCGGCGCGAGTGTCGCCGTCGCCCAGGTAGTTCTGGCCGCCGGTGTAGCTGAAAGAACCGCCTTCGGAATCGTCCTTCAGGATGATGTTGACGACGCCGGCGATGGCGTCCGAGCCGTACTGGGCCGAGGCCCCGTCGCGCAGCACCTCGATCCGCTCGATGGCCGAGGCGGGAATGAAGTCGAGGTCGACCGGCGCCCCGCCTCGACCGACGCGGGCCAGGTTGTTGATCAGGGCGGTGCCGTGGCGGCGCTTGCCGTTGACCAGGAACAGGGCCTGGTCGCCGTTCAAGCCGCGCAGGGTGATCGCCCGCACCGTCCACGAGGTGCCGCCACCGTTGAGGCCCGGCAGGTTGAACGACGGGATCAGAGTGTTGAGCACCTCCTTCAAGCCCACCTTGCCGGTAGCCAGGAGTTGCTCACCACCGATCACGTCGACGGGCGCGGGGCTGTCGGCGACGGTGCGCCGCACGCCACGCACGCCGGTGACGATAACGCTCTCAAGCGCCACCGCGCCGCCAGCTTCGGCGGCCGCGGGAACGGGCGGCGCTGCCGCTGTATTCTCGGCGCGAGCCTGGCCTCCCAACGCCAGAACCGAGGCGCAGGTCATGAGCGCAGCGTGGTGTTGGAGCTTGCGGTGTCGCTGTCGGGCGGCCACGCAGACATACAAAAAAGGCAAAAGTCTATCCCCCGCGCCCGGCGGATCGCCGGGCGTCGTCGTTAATTCGTGGATTGGAAAGTGTTCCCGCCTGACGCTCGGCTCAGGCGGGCTCGCGCTCGCGATACGGGATGTCGTCGCTGCCGATCAGCACGCGTTCCATGACCCGTGGGAAATCGCCATAGTCACGCACGGCGTAGTGCAACCCGGCCCGGTTGTCCCACAGGGCGACGGAGTTGGGTTTCCAGCGGAAGCGGACCTGGTGCTCCGGCCTTTTGACTTCATCATAGAGGCGGGCGAGCAGCGCGCGGCTTTCATCCGGCGCCAGGTCGACGAACTGCGGCTTCAGGCTGAAATTGATCCAGAAGATCTCCTCCCCCGTCTCCGGATGCGTGCGGATCGCCGGATGGGCCACCAGCGGATAGCGCTCGCCGGCCTTGGACAAGGCGTCCTGGTAGTCGTGGATCACGTAGAGATCGTCGATCCGTGCCTTCAAGTCATCGGGCAGGCCTTTCCAAATGGCGTGCCCATCGGCCCAGATCGTGTCGCCGCCGACTTCCGGGATGTGAACCGCCTTCAACACGGCCCCGAACGACGGGTTGATCCGCCAACTGGTGTCGGTGTGCCAATGGTTGTCACGGATGTCGTACTTCTTGAGCGCCTCGGCGGAGATCGGCTGCACGGCGCGATGGGTCTCAACACCGCCCACCGGATGGGCGTAGACCTCGCCGAAATTGGCTGCGAAGGCCAGTTGCTGGTCGCGGTTGATATCCTGGTCGCGGAAAAACAGGACCTTGTGGCGCAACAGCAGTGCCTTGAGGGCGTCCCGCTGCAGGCGATCGAGCTTCTGGCGAAGATCCACGCCTCCGATTTCGGCTCCAATCGTAGGGCTGAGCGGCGTGACGCTCAGGTCGGCGCTCTGGATCTTGTCGCGGATGGCGCTCATGGAAACCTCCTTGGAAGCCGCCCCCTGGGCCGGCGACGGCACCATGGCCGGAGGCTTTAAATTGAGCGACCTAGTATTTCTTTGAAC
It encodes:
- a CDS encoding TonB-dependent receptor plug domain-containing protein, whose amino-acid sequence is MTCASVLALGGQARAENTAAAPPVPAAAEAGGAVALESVIVTGVRGVRRTVADSPAPVDVIGGEQLLATGKVGLKEVLNTLIPSFNLPGLNGGGTSWTVRAITLRGLNGDQALFLVNGKRRHGTALINNLARVGRGGAPVDLDFIPASAIERIEVLRDGASAQYGSDAIAGVVNIILKDDSEGGSFSYTGGQNYLGDGDTRAATLNWGRPLGETGGFLSLALNWKNNEAATRAIPSRAQYIYQPTVTTVGGVTTVTPDPRDATADRDAWGLSYGPGEEDILAASYNAELPWRDLKLYSSGTLSHRSSRKNTGSFLPNLAPVAGVTAGRPLSRNALPEVYPDGFNAYRRIFELDFQTSFGARGEAAGWAWDLSTTLAQDHAQLDGQNTLNATLGPSSPTYFHLSTHEFRQWTNNLDATREVTPGWLKNPLQVSWGLEHRYERFLIEAGDEASYVVGDYVIPAGQPFAGLRPNPGLASYAGTAPEDAGSTHRHSGAAYVDVGTNVTDTWYVGLAGRYEKYGKGVGDTFSGKLTTRWEFLPSYAVRATVSNGFRAPSLGQVLFATSTINGSLCPAAPNNIFRGAPCVAGEYLTFPTKVLRTDSAEAKALGAEPLKPETSTNYSFGVTAEPVAGLRLTLDAYEIQIDDRIVDTSNLDLSVAQLSSRADLAPLLARFPQGLTATYYTNAVSTRTNGLDFVGEYGFSLGDLGRLNLNAAYAFNKTKITELKVTPAVLTAVNPNLVLFDRQKIADLTIGTPREKIIVGAQWSRGAWSASLRNTRFGRYTEAGASASLDRTFNPKWITDLDIAWQVRPSTNIAIGANNLFDKHPDKIGILNADQGTGQFGIFSPFGITGGYYYARLTQQF
- a CDS encoding FAD-dependent oxidoreductase, with product MIASLSLATDVLVIGGGLAGAWAAVAAAREGADVVLVDKGHCGTSGVTATAGPGHWWAPPDRREAAVTDRLKRSLGLGDPDWMRRILDLTWSSLPGLADHYAFSTDDRGEVQYRALRGPEYMRAMRAYAVAAGARILDHHPALQLLRHGDGSIAGASGIALRGERPWTIRAGAVVLAAGGTAFASRLLGSATNTGDGLLMGVEAGADLSGMEFTNYYTPALAGTNMARSMAYSFARWFDADDRELDIPNGPEVTPHLARALLKGPLFCRLDRVPADIRAVMPQVQPNFVLPFARLGIDAYGERFEVVLHAEGTVRGIGGLRVDDNDCQTAVPGLYVAGDNASRELVTGAISGGGAVNSSWALSSGQWAGAAAARRARSTGARETDLAIATGQTGLAPRRGVRVVDTAGAVQAVREELNAYDKNIFRQGEALAASMVRLDEIWKELADHGRAEGRAGLRLREAAALVAAGRWSKAAALSRRESRGMHRREDAPGLDPRLSSRQRAQGLDRVVTRFEPAPTQAEVA
- a CDS encoding TauD/TfdA dioxygenase family protein, which translates into the protein MSAIRDKIQSADLSVTPLSPTIGAEIGGVDLRQKLDRLQRDALKALLLRHKVLFFRDQDINRDQQLAFAANFGEVYAHPVGGVETHRAVQPISAEALKKYDIRDNHWHTDTSWRINPSFGAVLKAVHIPEVGGDTIWADGHAIWKGLPDDLKARIDDLYVIHDYQDALSKAGERYPLVAHPAIRTHPETGEEIFWINFSLKPQFVDLAPDESRALLARLYDEVKRPEHQVRFRWKPNSVALWDNRAGLHYAVRDYGDFPRVMERVLIGSDDIPYREREPA
- a CDS encoding ABC transporter substrate-binding protein, with amino-acid sequence MDRRQLIASLAFGGLAASLAACAKNAGGQPILKVGSQRGGTKALLLSSGALEGVPYEIEWSEFPAAAPLLEAVSAGAVDLGEAGDAPFLFAYAGGARIKAVQAGRSGGAATAILVGKDSPIRSPADLRGKKIATGRGSIGHYLLLRVLENARLKPTDVSIAFLNPGDAKAAFTAGSIDAWVTWGSYVALARLHDAARILIDGDGLLSGFGYEAASEKAIAEKRPQIEDFLKRLATARRWAANNPDAFGKVLARETGLSEEVALYTVRQYRILPTPLGNEAVQESRAVLDRFRAAGTVTSDRDVARAFDTSFNGALA